The proteins below come from a single Cervus elaphus chromosome 4, mCerEla1.1, whole genome shotgun sequence genomic window:
- the KIFC3 gene encoding kinesin-like protein KIFC3 isoform X10, whose translation MVEAMSQLREEKAQLQEELVALRERLAVRDSEQQATSTQLQNQVEHLKEKLISQAQEVSRLRSELGGTDLEKHRDLLMVENERLRQEMRRCEAELQELRAKPAAPCTGCEHSQESAQLRNRLSQLQLEVAENKGLLSELNLEVQQKTDRLAEVELRLKDCLAEKAQEEERLSRRLRDSHETIASLRAQSPPIKYVIKTVEVESSKTKQALSESQARNQHLQEQVAMQRQVLKEMEQQLQSSHQLTAQLRAQIAMYESELERAHGQMLEEMQSLEEDKNRAIEEAFARAQVEMKAVHENLAGVRTNLLTLQPALRTLTNDYNGLKRQVRGFPLLLQEALKSVKAEIGQAIEEVNSNNQELLRKYRRELQLRKKCHNELVRLKGNIRVIARVRPVTKEDGEGPEATNAVTFDPDDDSIIHLLHKGKPVSFELDKVFSSQASQQDVFQEVQALITSCIDGFNVCIFAYGQTGAGKTYTMEGTPENPGINQRALRLLFSEVQEKASDWEYTITVSAAEIYNEVLRDLLGQEPQEKLEIRLCPDGSGQLYVPGLTEFQVQSVEDINKVFEFGHTNRTTEFTNLNEHSSRSHALLIVTVRGVDCSTGLRTTGKLNLVDLAGSERVGKSGAEGSRLREAQHINKSLSALGDVIAALRSRQGHVPFRNSKLTYLLQDSLSGDSKTLMVVQVSPVEKNTSETLYSLKFAERVRSVELGPGSRRTELGSWSSQEHLEWEPACQTPQPSARAHSAPGSGTTSRPGSIRRKLQPSGKSRPLPV comes from the exons ATGGTGGAGGCCATGTCCCAGCTGCGGGAGGAGAAAGCCCAGCTGCAGGAGGAGCTGGTGGCCCTGCGGGAGAGGCTGGCTGTCCGTGACAGTGAGCAGCAAGCCACGTCCACGCAGCTGCAGAACCAG GTGGAACACCTGAAGGAGAAACTCATAAGCCAGGCCCAGGAAGTGAGCCGCCTTCGATCTGAGCTG GGAGGCACCGACTTGGAGAAGCACCGGGACCTGCTGATGGTGGAGAATGAGCGACTGAGGCAGGAGATGCGGCGCTGCGAGGCGGAGCTGCAGGAGCTGAGGGCCAAGCCGGCAGCCCCCTGTACAGGCTGCGAGCACAGCCAG GAGAGCGCCCAGCTCCGCAACAGGCTGTCCCAGCTGCAGCTGGAGGTGGCGGAGAACAAAGGCCTGCTGTCAGAGCTGAACCTGGAGGTGCAGCAGAAGACCGACCGGCTGGCCGAGGTGGAGCTGCGGCTCAAGGACTGCCTGGCTGAGAAGgcgcaggaggaggagaggctcAGCCGGCGCCTGCGAGACAGCCACGAGACCATCGCCAGCCTGCGCGCCCAGTCACCGCCCATCAAG TATGTCATCAAGACCGTGGAGGTGGAGTCGTCCAAGACCAAGCAGGCCCTCAGCGAGTCGCAGGCCCGGAACCAGCACCTGCAGGAGCAGGTGGCCATGCAGAGGCAGGTGCTGAAGGAGATGGAGCAGCAGCTGCAGAGTTCACACCAGCTGACGGCCCAGCTCCGGGCGCAG ATCGCCATGTATGAGTCGGAGCTGGAGAGGGCCCACGGGCAGATGCTGGAAGAGAtgcagtccctggaggaggacaagaaCCGGGCCATCGAGGAGGCCTTTGCCAGAGCCCAGGTGGAGATGAAGGCGGTACACGAGAACCTGGCAG GCGTCCGGACCAACCTGCTGACGCTGCAGCCAGCGCTGCGGACCCTGACCAACGACTACAATGGGCTCAAGCGTCAGGTGCGCGGCTTCCCGCTGCTGCTGCAGGAGGCCCTCAAGAGCGTCAAGGCCGAG ATCGGCCAGGCCATCGAGGAGGTCAACAGCAACAACCAGGAGCTGCTGCGCAAGTACCGCCGGGAGCTACAGCTGCGTAAAAAGTGCCACAACGAGCTCGTGCGGCTGAAAG GGAACATCCGGGTGATTGCCCGTGTCCGGCCAGTCACCAAAGAGGACGGGGAAGGACCAGAGGCGACCAATGCTGTGACCTTTGATCCCGATGACGACTCCATCATTCACTTGCTGCACAAAGGAAAGCCTGTCTCCTTCGAGCTGGACAAGGTCTTCTCCTCACAGGCCTCACAACAGGAC GTGTTCCAGGAGGTGCAGGCCCTCATCACCTCCTGCATTGATGGCTTCAATGTCTGCATCTTCGCCTACGGCCAGACGGGTGCTGGCAAGACGTACACAATGGAG GGGACCCCTGAGAACCCAGGCATCAACCAGCGGGCCCTGCGGCTGCTCTTCTCTGAGGTGCAGGAGAAAGCGTCCGACTGGGAGTACACCATCACCGTCAGTGCCGCGGAGATCTACAATGAGGTCCTCAG ggacCTGCTGGGACAGGAGCCCCAGGAGAAACTGGAAATCCGGCTGTGCCCAGACGGCAGCGGGCAGCTATACGTGCCGGGGCTGACCGAGTTCCAGGTGCAGAGCGTGGAGGACATCAACAAG GTGTTCGAGTTCGGCCACACCAACCGCACCACGGAGTTCACCAACCTGAACGAACACAGCTCGCGCTCGCACGCCCTGCTCATCGTGACGGTGCGCGGCGTGGACTGCAGCACCGGCCTCCGCACCACGG GGAAGCTGAACCTGGTGGACCTGGCCGGCTCGGAGCGCGTGGGCAAGTCGGGGGCGGAGGGCAGCCGCCTGCGGGAGGCACAGCACATCAACAAGTCGCTGTCGGCCCTGGGCGATGTCATCGCTGCCCTGCGCTCCCGTCAGGGCCACGTGCCCTTCCGCAACTCCAAGCTCACCTACCTGCTGCAGGACTCGCTCAGCGGGGACAGCAAGACCCTCATGGTGGTGCAG GTGTCCCCTGTGGAGAAGAACACCAGTGAGACGCTCTACTCCCTCAAGTTTGCTGAGAGGGTGCGCTCTGTGGAGCTGGGCCCTGGGTCCCGCAGGACAGAGCTCGGGTCATGGTCCAGCCAGGAGCACCTAGAG tggGAGCCAGCTTGCCAGACGCCACAGCCCTCAGCGCGAGCCCATTCGGCCCCTGGCTCTGGGACCACTAGCCGCCCAGGCTCCATCAGGAGGAAGCTGCAGCCCTCAG GGAAGTCCAGGCCGTTGCCCGTGTGA
- the KIFC3 gene encoding kinesin-like protein KIFC3 isoform X8, producing the protein MNVEKTGGRPFGSGRCSSLSGSPGATPVVHRMVEAMSQLREEKAQLQEELVALRERLAVRDSEQQATSTQLQNQVEHLKEKLISQAQEVSRLRSELGGTDLEKHRDLLMVENERLRQEMRRCEAELQELRAKPAAPCTGCEHSQESAQLRNRLSQLQLEVAENKGLLSELNLEVQQKTDRLAEVELRLKDCLAEKAQEEERLSRRLRDSHETIASLRAQSPPIKYVIKTVEVESSKTKQALSESQARNQHLQEQVAMQRQVLKEMEQQLQSSHQLTAQLRAQIAMYESELERAHGQMLEEMQSLEEDKNRAIEEAFARAQVEMKAVHENLAGVRTNLLTLQPALRTLTNDYNGLKRQVRGFPLLLQEALKSVKAEIGQAIEEVNSNNQELLRKYRRELQLRKKCHNELVRLKGNIRVIARVRPVTKEDGEGPEATNAVTFDPDDDSIIHLLHKGKPVSFELDKVFSSQASQQDVFQEVQALITSCIDGFNVCIFAYGQTGAGKTYTMEGTPENPGINQRALRLLFSEVQEKASDWEYTITVSAAEIYNEVLRDLLGQEPQEKLEIRLCPDGSGQLYVPGLTEFQVQSVEDINKVFEFGHTNRTTEFTNLNEHSSRSHALLIVTVRGVDCSTGLRTTGKLNLVDLAGSERVGKSGAEGSRLREAQHINKSLSALGDVIAALRSRQGHVPFRNSKLTYLLQDSLSGDSKTLMVVQVSPVEKNTSETLYSLKFAERVRSVELGPGSRRTELGSWSSQEHLEWEPACQTPQPSARAHSAPGSGTTSRPGSIRRKLQPSGKSRPLPV; encoded by the exons GTGGGCGGCCCTTTGGCAGCGGGAGGTGCTCGAGCCTGTCGGGGTCGCCCGGTGCCACCCCCGTGGTACATAGGATGGTGGAGGCCATGTCCCAGCTGCGGGAGGAGAAAGCCCAGCTGCAGGAGGAGCTGGTGGCCCTGCGGGAGAGGCTGGCTGTCCGTGACAGTGAGCAGCAAGCCACGTCCACGCAGCTGCAGAACCAG GTGGAACACCTGAAGGAGAAACTCATAAGCCAGGCCCAGGAAGTGAGCCGCCTTCGATCTGAGCTG GGAGGCACCGACTTGGAGAAGCACCGGGACCTGCTGATGGTGGAGAATGAGCGACTGAGGCAGGAGATGCGGCGCTGCGAGGCGGAGCTGCAGGAGCTGAGGGCCAAGCCGGCAGCCCCCTGTACAGGCTGCGAGCACAGCCAG GAGAGCGCCCAGCTCCGCAACAGGCTGTCCCAGCTGCAGCTGGAGGTGGCGGAGAACAAAGGCCTGCTGTCAGAGCTGAACCTGGAGGTGCAGCAGAAGACCGACCGGCTGGCCGAGGTGGAGCTGCGGCTCAAGGACTGCCTGGCTGAGAAGgcgcaggaggaggagaggctcAGCCGGCGCCTGCGAGACAGCCACGAGACCATCGCCAGCCTGCGCGCCCAGTCACCGCCCATCAAG TATGTCATCAAGACCGTGGAGGTGGAGTCGTCCAAGACCAAGCAGGCCCTCAGCGAGTCGCAGGCCCGGAACCAGCACCTGCAGGAGCAGGTGGCCATGCAGAGGCAGGTGCTGAAGGAGATGGAGCAGCAGCTGCAGAGTTCACACCAGCTGACGGCCCAGCTCCGGGCGCAG ATCGCCATGTATGAGTCGGAGCTGGAGAGGGCCCACGGGCAGATGCTGGAAGAGAtgcagtccctggaggaggacaagaaCCGGGCCATCGAGGAGGCCTTTGCCAGAGCCCAGGTGGAGATGAAGGCGGTACACGAGAACCTGGCAG GCGTCCGGACCAACCTGCTGACGCTGCAGCCAGCGCTGCGGACCCTGACCAACGACTACAATGGGCTCAAGCGTCAGGTGCGCGGCTTCCCGCTGCTGCTGCAGGAGGCCCTCAAGAGCGTCAAGGCCGAG ATCGGCCAGGCCATCGAGGAGGTCAACAGCAACAACCAGGAGCTGCTGCGCAAGTACCGCCGGGAGCTACAGCTGCGTAAAAAGTGCCACAACGAGCTCGTGCGGCTGAAAG GGAACATCCGGGTGATTGCCCGTGTCCGGCCAGTCACCAAAGAGGACGGGGAAGGACCAGAGGCGACCAATGCTGTGACCTTTGATCCCGATGACGACTCCATCATTCACTTGCTGCACAAAGGAAAGCCTGTCTCCTTCGAGCTGGACAAGGTCTTCTCCTCACAGGCCTCACAACAGGAC GTGTTCCAGGAGGTGCAGGCCCTCATCACCTCCTGCATTGATGGCTTCAATGTCTGCATCTTCGCCTACGGCCAGACGGGTGCTGGCAAGACGTACACAATGGAG GGGACCCCTGAGAACCCAGGCATCAACCAGCGGGCCCTGCGGCTGCTCTTCTCTGAGGTGCAGGAGAAAGCGTCCGACTGGGAGTACACCATCACCGTCAGTGCCGCGGAGATCTACAATGAGGTCCTCAG ggacCTGCTGGGACAGGAGCCCCAGGAGAAACTGGAAATCCGGCTGTGCCCAGACGGCAGCGGGCAGCTATACGTGCCGGGGCTGACCGAGTTCCAGGTGCAGAGCGTGGAGGACATCAACAAG GTGTTCGAGTTCGGCCACACCAACCGCACCACGGAGTTCACCAACCTGAACGAACACAGCTCGCGCTCGCACGCCCTGCTCATCGTGACGGTGCGCGGCGTGGACTGCAGCACCGGCCTCCGCACCACGG GGAAGCTGAACCTGGTGGACCTGGCCGGCTCGGAGCGCGTGGGCAAGTCGGGGGCGGAGGGCAGCCGCCTGCGGGAGGCACAGCACATCAACAAGTCGCTGTCGGCCCTGGGCGATGTCATCGCTGCCCTGCGCTCCCGTCAGGGCCACGTGCCCTTCCGCAACTCCAAGCTCACCTACCTGCTGCAGGACTCGCTCAGCGGGGACAGCAAGACCCTCATGGTGGTGCAG GTGTCCCCTGTGGAGAAGAACACCAGTGAGACGCTCTACTCCCTCAAGTTTGCTGAGAGGGTGCGCTCTGTGGAGCTGGGCCCTGGGTCCCGCAGGACAGAGCTCGGGTCATGGTCCAGCCAGGAGCACCTAGAG tggGAGCCAGCTTGCCAGACGCCACAGCCCTCAGCGCGAGCCCATTCGGCCCCTGGCTCTGGGACCACTAGCCGCCCAGGCTCCATCAGGAGGAAGCTGCAGCCCTCAG GGAAGTCCAGGCCGTTGCCCGTGTGA